Within Antennarius striatus isolate MH-2024 chromosome 22, ASM4005453v1, whole genome shotgun sequence, the genomic segment ATTTATACAAATATTGAGAAATAGAGATATACCAAAACAAACAGGTACTGTATTCATATGGATGAAATTCAAACGTGGATGATGCTTTTATTTATatgcataaaataatttatatttctaATAATATAGTTAGTTTTTaattgaaacaaatgaaattgcTTCTGGTGCTTCATGTCTTTCAAGtgtatttgtcttttatgaGTCACTGACCATAAATGTCCCCTCggtgagtggtcaccttatcgtggtggaggggtttgtgtgtcccaatgatcctaggagctaagttgtctggggctttctgcccctggcagggtcacccatgacaaacaggtcctaggtgagggaccagacaaaggacggctCAGAGACCGAGTTTTCCCTTGCCTCGACGTGGGTCACcagggcccccctctggagccaggcctggaggtggagctcgaaggcgagcacctggtggccgggccagcacccatggggcccagtcgggcgcagcccgaaaggacaacgtgggtccctcttcccatgggctcaccacctgtgggaggggccataggggtcgggtgcattgtgagctgggcggtggccgaaggcggggaccttggcgatccgatccccggctacagaagctggctctttggacgtggaatgtcacctcccTGGCAGCGAAGGAGCCTGAGCTAGTGTGTGAGGTGGAGAAGTTCTGACTAGAtgtagtcgggctcacctccacacacagcttgggctctggtaccagtcctctccagaggggttggactctcttccactctggagttgcccatggtgagagacgccgagcaggtgtgggtatacttatagccccccggcttggcacctgtatattggggttcacccggtggacgagagggtagcctccctccctTTGGgaggacgggtcctgactgttgtttgtgcttatgcaccaaacagcagttcagagtacccaccctttttggagtccttggagggggtgctggagagcgctcccactggggactccatcgttctgctgggggacttcaatgctcaggtgggtgtgattgggaggaagggccccccgatcagaacccgagtggtgttcagttattggacttctgtgcttgtcacggactgtccataacgaacaccatgttcaaacataagggtgtccatatgtgcacttggcaacaggacaccctaggccgcagtccgatgatcgactttgtggtcgtgtcatcggacttacggccgcatgtcttggacactcgggtgaagagaggggcggagctgtcaactgatcaccacctggtggtgtgttggctgcGATGGTGGGGGacccgacctggcagacccaaacgtattgtgagggtctgctgggaatgcctggcagaatcccctgtcagaaggagtttcaactcccacctcaggcagaacttcactcacgttccgggggaggcgggggacattgagtctgagtggaccatgttccgcgcctccattgtcgaggcggccgaccacagctgtggccgtaaggtggtcggtgccccagaacccgttggtggacatcggcggtaagggatgccgtcaagctgaaggaggagtcctatcgggcctttttggcctgtgggactcctgaagcagctgatgggtactggctggccaagcggaatgcagctttggtggttgctgaggcaaaaactcgggcgtgaTAGGAGTTTggtggaggacgacttccagatgGCTTCGAGGAGATTCTgttccaccatcaggcgtctcaggagggggaagcagtgcagcatccacactgtatatagtggggatgggacactgctgacctcaactcgggacatTGTGACTctgtggggagaatacttcgaagacctcctcaatcccgcagacacgccttctcatgaggaagcagagtctgggttctctgaggcgggctctcctatctctggggctgaggtcaccgaggtggttaaaaagctccttggtggcagggccccgggggtggatgagatccgcccggagttcctaaaggctctggatgttgtggggctgtcctggttgacacgcctctgcaacatcgcgtggacgtcggggacagtgcctctggattggcagactggggtggtggtccccatttttaagaatggggaccggagggtgtgttccaactacaggggcatcacactcctcagcctccctggcaaggtctattcaggggttctggagaagagggtccgtcgggaagtcgaatctcggattcaggggGAGCAGTGTGGtattcgtcctggccgtggaacagtggaccagctctacaccctccgcagggtccttgaggggtcatgggagttcgcccaaccagtctacatgtgttttgtggactttgaGAAGgtgttcgaccgtgttccttggggggttctgtggggggtgcttcgggagtatggggtaccggaccccttgataagggctgttcggtccctgtacgaccgatgtcagagtttggtccacattgccggcagtaagtcggattcgtttccagtgagggttggactccgccaaggctgccctttgtcaccaattctgttcataacttttatggacagaatttctaggcgcagccaaggcgttgagggtgtccagtttggtggcctcagtatcgcgtctctgctttttgcagacgacgtggtgctgttggcttcatcaagccgtgatctccaactctcactggaacggttcgcagccgagtgtgaagcggttgggatgagaatcagcacctccaaatctgagaccatggtcctcagtgggaaaagggtggagtgccctctccaggttggggatgagatcctgccccaagtggaggagttcaagtatctcggggtctccttcacgagtgagggtacaatggaacgggagatggacaggcggatcggtgcagcgtctgcagtgatgctctcgatttactggtcgatctacgttcctgccctcacctatggtcatgagctatGGGTCctgacccaaagaacgagatcccagaTTCAAGcggccaaaatgagtttcctccgcagggtgtccgggctctcccttagagatagggtgagaagttcggtcatccgggagggactcagagtcgagccgctgctcctccgcatcgagaggagccagatgaggtggctcgggcatctggtcaggatgcctcctggacgcctccctggtgaggtgttctgggcacgtcctaccaggaggaggccccggggacgacccaggacatgctggagagactatgtctcctggctggcctgggaacgccttgggattctcccggaggagcttgaagaagtggctagggagagggaagtctgggctgcttaagctgctgcccccgcgacccgaccccggataagcggaagaagatggatggatggatggatggatgatcataAATGTGTTAACACGGGTATCAGACaagaaagggggggggtgtctttgaTTTCGCATGTTATGTTCTTTTTGTTATTCACCAGAACGTTCTGTCCTGATTGTAAGTGGGATCCTGCCTACCAACAGTAGGCTGATCCTGGAGCTTAAAGCAGGTCAGGGTTGGAGGACCTGATCAGACCTTTAAGCATCATTTTAACAGGCGTCTGCTGTCACGTTCAGATCTACACCCCCAGGAACAGATGGGTTCAGGCCCAGAACTGGTTCACGAGTCATCTGACTTCACCTGACTTCATATCAGTCCACTGGACATTTTTTCTACATTGGCTCCACCCTTCTTTTTAAGTCTTCATAACAATaatcttttttcccctttaaaaTCTATTTCCACACCTCCCCAGTTTTTTCactgttatttatattttttgttattcaCTTAacccttttttcatttatttatcactcTCAGATATACTTCAATCACAGAGTTCAGTGTTTTAGGCTTAGAAAGGGAACCTGATCAGTCCTGGATTCAGTGTAACGTAATGTGGAGATAAACAGCACGATGCACCTGGAGTCAGAAGAATGACTTCACCTCACAGGTTGGGTTTGAGACCTGGGTTGATTTCGTTTTACAGGTGTCAGTTTAGTCTGTTGTGTTTTGGGTCACTTCCTGTCGTGAAGTTTCCTTTCAGATCGTCTGTCTTCCTGCTTCCATTCCCTCTTCCAACAGCCGGATTTGTTctcctgtgtgttttatttactgcAGGGGTTTTTTCCAGGTTCTTCTCTTTTGTAACTTGCTGGTTTGTCATTGTTTTAGTTTCATCCTGTGTCAACCAGCCTGAAGTCTCACGTGGAGTCAAACCTTTACATGGAGTCAAACCTTTACATGGAGTCAAACCTTTACATGGAGTCAAACCTTTACATGGAGTCACGTTCTGATCCTCACAGAGGATCAGTGATTCAACCAGACAACACACAGCCAACAGACAGGCTACACACAGCCAACAGACAGCCAACAGACAGGCTACACACAGCCAACAGACAGCCAACAGACAGGCTACACACAGCCAACAGACAGCCAACAGACAGGCTACACACAGCCAACAGACAGCCAACAGACAGGCTACACACAGCCAACAGACAGCCAACAGACAGGCTACACACAGCCAACAGACAGCCAACAGACAGGCTACACACAGCCAACAGACAGCCAACAGACAGGCTACAGACAGGCTACAGACAGGACAATCAGACAGTGATGGTGTTACCTTGTACATGTCCTCATACTTCAGGAAGAGCACGTTAGAGTCCATACGATGTTCCCAGAATTCCTGAACATGTTCAAACCAGGAACCATATCCCACTAGGACAACAAGAGACAGCTGGATGACGAGAGGAGACACGATTCTACAAACCAATAAaagtccaaagctgtttaagtcagtccattggactttaagaaagtttcttgaagatttCTTCAGTtccttggatgagaggtgaaacgtcttcaagaaactttctcaaagtccagtggatggatttaaacagctttggagaaccatgATCTGGATAAAGGAGAACGTACAAAGACAACCAATGGAAGGCTACTGTGTTACTGTCCATTAGTCACCTTCACACTTACGTTTGTCATTCATGAAGCGCCGGCAGAACTCCTGGAAGGTTCCACGGTAGCTCATGGTCCTGAGAGAACGGTGGAACTGGTAGTAGGACACCACCAGGTCTTTAGGGTTACGAGCCATGTAGATCACCTGGAAGAAGACCACCCAGCCCGTCATATTCAGTAGAAACCCCCTCTGTGTTTTATGGTGTCAATACCAAAAGAACCAGAAGTGTTGTTCTATACTTCTGAGTGCGCTGATGGGTGAATGCTGGTTTGTGTTGGAGGGCACTTTGAGTGGTCAGTCAGGAAGGTGGTACCCTTCCAGACCAGGGCTAATATCTTTGTTGTTCACTGataacatgacattttttaacattgctTTTAGCAGCAGTGACTAATCCGAATGGAATAATGAGTCATCATCACTTTAGTGGAACATCTCAGAGACTGACCTTTGCCTCTCCGTTGTGCAAAGCTGTTGGGAGAAACCGATAGGGGAGGTGGCTTTTAATGAGACGAGGGGACGTTAGCTCCTGTGGAAAGATGAAGGAAATTACATCtacatcatccatccgtccatccatccatccatgcatccatccatgcatccatccatgcatccatccatccgtgtgtctgtctgtcttctgtcagtcagtctgtctgtctgtccgtccgacCAACCAATCGACCGACCAATGTTAAAACAATGGTTGTCAGactatcattttttatttgtggtgCTGTCTCCTGGTTGGACAGATGCTGTCTCCTGGTTGGACAGATACTGTCTCCTGGTTGGACAGATGCTGTCTCCTGGTTGGACAGATACTGTCTCTTGTTGGGTGCATGATGAATGAAACATGTGAATGTGACATTATTTGTTTGAACATTGATTGGTCAGACTGGAAACGTGTTTACATGACCAGTCCATGTAACCAGCCAATCCTGACACGATCTCAGGACGTCACCTGTATGATGTCCAGGCCAGGTTGGGGGTACTCTAAGACGGGCAGCTGTTCGTCTATGTTCATCAGGCCGATCTCATCTGGGTCCGCCCCCTGACTCACCAGATACACGATCTCCTGAAGCAAACTGGTCCCTGTAAGgtcagacatgaggagaacacaGTGGTTGTCACGGACACAAGGGACGgacttcataaaaataaaacaacattcatGACAAATTAACTTTTGCAATGTTGGCTAGAAGAGCTCCTTGGAGGTTCTAGCAGGAAGGACATCTGAAGCAGCCACTGCCAAGAACCTGAAGCTCCATGGAGTTTGGAGGTCCTGTTTCAGCTCTGATAAACCCGTAGGATCCGTCCTAAGCACCACCACGGAACAGGCAGAGAAGCTGCTGGTGAACTCATACTAATACAGCTTTTGCAGATAAAGAGCAAAACGTTCTTCCAGCAATTAGTGGAGATCAGAATCAGAGCTACAACTACAGCATACGTTTCCCAGGAGGccacagacacaacaacaagcaaacactGCAGCTGTTTAACATCTAAGCCATTCATTCAACTGCAGAGGACATTCCATGTTTTAAGCTTCTGAAGTTTTAAAGGTTTATCAGACCCACAacagagaataaaaagaagagaagaagacatTCAATACTCTGTCACAGCTAGAATCAGAATTCAGTCTAAACCAGATCCTTTACAGGCAGTAAAAACTTGCAGCGATGAAAAAGACCAAACTAAAAcgttgttttaaaaataaaaacattaaagtctGCTTTCATTgacaagaagggggaggatttcaattctgttctttgtgtttcttgtcCTCCTTTAACACTATATcggtttttaaattaatatttatattgatTGAAATCAATGACttcttaatattattatttttcattagttATATTTTGGCATTTTCCTGACGTAGTCGTCTGGTGGTGAATCAGTGAACCCGTTTAGGAGTCAGAATCATCTTTATTGTGTTCCCATCCTGACGGAGGGGCACCGGACAGACCCCCACCTGCGTGGGGTCGCGGTGTGACGTGGCGCAGCTGACGCGTCACCGCTCCGCAGTGTTTACCTTTCATAAAATGTGTTCTGACTTtgaaatgcatgctgggatactAATGTCCCTCAGCGTGGGGGTTTGCTCTGCTTTATGTCTAATCAAACACGCATCTGCCGGCGGTGAcgcgcagtgtgtgtgtgtgggggggtcctaCCTGACTTGGGGTAGGTGACGATCCAGAGGTCGCTGCCCCTCAGGGAGAAGCTGGAGATCTCCTCCATCTTCCCTCTGCAGAAGGGCGGCAGCCGCACTCCGTCAAACTCGAAGTATTTACTCTCGAACTCGATCGGGGTGCTGGGGGTGTCTGCCTCGCTCTCCGCCATCCTCCaaccgggggtggggggcacgGCAGGACCGACGGACGCGCCCCCAGACAGAGTGTTTGTGCCGGGATGGAGATGTCGGGTGGATGCTGCGGGCAGACGTGTTGACCAACAGCCAATCACGTGGGAGAGAGGTGATGTAATGCGCGCGCACGAGTCCCAGCATCAGGACCGCTGCGCGCGCCCGACGAGGAATGGCGCTCACAACACGTCACGTGGTTAACCGGTACGCTCCGGTAACTGTGAGAACAACACCCCCGTGATCACGTGATCACGCCCAGCCGTCACCATCCGTCTGCAGGGTGTCGGTAGTTTTACTCAGACAAACTGTTTGTACTCTCTGAACAGACTCTCCTACAAACACGACCGACCAGAGGGTTCGTTCTCTCCTCAAACACACATCCTGTTACAGAAACACGAACTCTTCATTTCTAAATAGAACACTtctttctctgcacacacactttaccaaaactcTGGGTATTCCACTCTAAATGACATTATTATGTCAAACACTaatacttgttttcacttcataaagtacgtgcagtcaatcaaagtacaccagctTTCAGAATACTGGGTATcgttgacattataaaaattgcatagACTTTAATGTTCcagttttactggtattttCCTGCTAAATGTACACAAAGTGTGTTGGTGTGAACTTCACGTCCACATGagatgttcacattcaaaagcgttccagtaaagagcaaatccGGTTTTATTCCTCCAGTTCATTACAGGAGGTCCAGTAAAAATACTCTTTACTGTATGATGGAACAGAAAAAgattacagtgaacaaaatattcatgaaacacacaagagtgttctgaataataaaaaaaaccccccaacaacagcaaaagtccagaaaaaagggggggtggggggtttacGTAAAAAAACCACATAATTACTGTCTCTGACCCCCACCATCCTCAGGGGGCGGCCACATGTTCTCATCTGCATCACATTTAGTTCCATCTCCTCACggaaaacacaaaagtgttcaTTTCACTCAGTAAATTGACTTCATATACGTAAAGTTTCACAAACCAAATGATTCATTTGTTTCGATGCAGAACTGACAGAAGTTCACAAGAATCAACAAGTAGTTTAGTTGACATTTTTACATCCAACAAGGAAATTGGTAGAAACAAGtagaataaataacatttttgattttAGTAATGAACAAACAGAACTGTTCGTGTCGGTAACATGAACAGTTAAACCCCTTTAAAAGAACATTTGTGGGTGATTGGTTAATGTCTGGAGGaactgtcctctgattggttaatGTCTGGAGGaactgtcctctgattggttcatgtCTGGAGGaactgtcctctgattggttgatgtcCGGAGGaactgtcctctgattggttaatGTCTGGAGGaactgtcctctgattggttaatGTCTGGAGGaactgtcctctgattggttaatGTCCGGAGGAACGACAACCAGATGTGACGTAAAGCCGCTTCGTTCCACACACCAGAACTGTCCCGGAGTCCACCAGGGACGCCCCATCTCCCCCGACCTCTTCTTACTCTGTACTCAGATCCTCACAAACCAGATCACTAACAGTGCTGTGCAGGAATCTCTACAGCtgataaaaatgttattattagCCAACTGGCTGATGACACTACTCTCTTCCTACAAATGCTAACCAAGTCCCCGTTGCTCTTCATGTAATGACTGATTTCTCTAGGGCCTCTGGCCGATGCCTTAATCTGAATAAGTGTGAGCTATTAGCTGTTAAAAACAGTAACGCAAATTCCATTTGTAGTATTCCTGTCAAAGAAGAAGTCACTTATTTAGGGCTCCTGATCTCTAAAAACCAGAGCTTGAGATGtattttgaactttgacccgATCATTCAAGAACAAGTTGAACTAAATGAGTGGTTGCAGAGGGACCTGTCCCTTAAAGGCAGAGTCCTTCTCACTGAAGCTGAAGGTATTTCTGGGTCACCTCTGCAGCTCTCCCCAAACATCTGGATAATCAAACTACCAGAAATATTGACCGTTtactttttggttttatttggaaaaatcgTACGCATTATATTAAGAAAGGAGTTGTTATGAACGACTGTGAACATGGGGGGCTTCACTTCCTAGATTTTGCTActcttaataatacatttaaaataaattgggctCAACACTTTCTCAAAAATCCTGTCTCAATTTGGAACTTCATTCCTCAGCACATCTTCTCTCGCTTTGGTGGTTTACACTTTATTCTCAGTTGTAATTATAATGTAGACAAACTTCCTGTAAAATTGTCAGCTTTTCACAGGCAAGTTCTTCTATCTGGTCTCTAATCTATAGACACAACTTCTCTCCTCACAGGTACTTAACATGGAATAATAGAGATTCTTTTCaagaataaatcactttttatggACAGATGGGTTGAGAACAAAATTCTTCTGGTAAGTCAGCTGTTTAATGGAGAGGGACTTTTGCTTTCTTATACAGAATTTTTATCTAAGTCTGATTTTCCTGTTACTCCAGGGAATTTGCCGTAGTGTCTGACGCTATCCCATCAGGTACTTTAATGCTTCTCAGAAATCTtcccaacccacccccctcaatCTCCGTACCCAATCCAACTGAGTCCCACATAGGGAACATTTGTTTTTCGACCTTTTCCTGTAATGATAACAGACATATACGTGCTCTATTCCAGAaagatgttgtttctgtttcttatgTTGTCTCATATTGGAATCATTTTGTGAATGACATTGTTTGGAACAAGGTCTGGATGATTCCACACAAATATCTCATCTACAATAAGGTGAAGGAGGTTTCCTTcagaattattcataaatactATCCTGTAAATCACTACATGGTTAAATTAAAAGGGACATGAATACAGACTGTTCTTTCTGTGAGGACTACCCAGAGACTGTGTTACCTCTACTTTAGCATTGCCCTTATACAAAAAACTTTGGAAGGATGTCAGTAGATTCATCATAGACTATGTTTCCAAGGACTTTACCCTATCTTGGTAAAatggtgttttctgtttttataagtgctctaagaaagaggaaaagacttattttcttataaatctgtGTATAAAATCTTGGCTACATCTTTTATTCT encodes:
- the sult4a1 gene encoding sulfotransferase 4A1: MAESEADTPSTPIEFESKYFEFDGVRLPPFCRGKMEEISSFSLRGSDLWIVTYPKSGTSLLQEIVYLVSQGADPDEIGLMNIDEQLPVLEYPQPGLDIIQELTSPRLIKSHLPYRFLPTALHNGEAKVIYMARNPKDLVVSYYQFHRSLRTMSYRGTFQEFCRRFMNDKLGYGSWFEHVQEFWEHRMDSNVLFLKYEDMYKDLGTFVDQLARFLGVSCDKVQLEALVESCNQLIEQCSNSEALSVCRGRVGLWKDVFTVSMNDKFDTIYRQKIGKSDLTFDFCL